The following proteins come from a genomic window of Populus alba chromosome 12, ASM523922v2, whole genome shotgun sequence:
- the LOC118044841 gene encoding uncharacterized protein, with protein sequence MRLETVKIKTWKDLVEAFLKQYKFNLEIAPDRTSLMSMEKRSQESVRVYAQRWRDEATHVQPPLIETEMVTLFANTFKAPYYEHLMGSSSQHFYDVVRVAERIEQGIKAGRIPEPLEKKGFSGRRREGDVNNLEGGYKGKRVNYPNPETSTPQFTNMNFPKPLPPNPTNRINYPPNIQNNYQKPYTRYTSEQLPPLPMPLKDLYAKLLSIGQITPIHLPQIQPPFPMWYKPELACEYHAGNSGHAIETCYAFKRKLLELIKMGWVSFEDPPNVISNPLPKHTGSSSGVGMIEIGNQGQMLKVSMKRLYDMLLQSGFLNISTTCQLGSDNYCEFHRMEGHHIEDCVKFRQKVAKMLLMGELRLETLGGNQEVSMMEGQDKLSEVCRVQPLANGFARLILTKPSFTKGDHSAMPYNYVCTSNIQAPLPLFYSEVSGLTRSGRCFTPEELKKAKGKEMVDLDKEVEVNEPVTEKESNEFLKLIKHSEYCIVDQLKKTPARISLMSLILSSEPHRNALQKVLNEAYVPQDIEQKTMEHLVGRIHASNYLYFTADELSAEGTGHNKPLYITVKCKDFLIGKVLVDNGSALNVLPKYMLKEMPVDESHLKPSTMMARAYDGSPRPVIGNLEVELYVGPQMFVTTFQVMDIHPSYSMLLGRPWIHTAGADCTDENLHAFEIVNTEWVPESTVLRKPKISTAAKMVVRCFLEHGIPFQYDPITGIPKRIKPITMRAVDQRFGLGYKPKKEDHRWAANKRRERRMARIEGREPEEEEMEIPPLMVSFPKAAYVMQPDNRAEDDIQRMATMSINTLEDDKEEGSGTKTIVEMEDEVLPQLTVEMEDEMLPQLTVHILEELPTKTFVRRLAEGCDQFKKELKIGTLITPKQTVELSALLHEYSDVFAWSYKDMPGLNTNIVVHKIPLEEGCKPVKQKLRRAHPETWIKVKAELEKQWNAGFLEVVTYPQWVSNIVVVPKKEGKIRVCVDFRDLNKASPKDDFPLPHIDILVDNTARSSTYSFMDGFSGYNQIKMAIEDRAKTTFVTPWGTYCYKVMPFGLKNAGATYQRAMVTLFHDMMHKEIEVYVDDMIAKSKEGEDHVKVLRKLFERLRKYELRLNPAKCSFGVKSGKLLGFVVSGKGIEVDPDKTKAIQSMPTPKSEKEHNETGRKERAIYYLSKKFTELNVYGNGAGAVIVSPDQKLYPVSVKLHFECTNNTAEYEACILGLEDALEMKIKKLDVYGDSMLIICQVTGEWQTKEEKLKPYQEYLSSLLGNFEEIKFTHLGREGNHFADALATLVAMATIDLGHRVQPVHIDIRNNPAYCYSIEEEIDGKPWYYDIKNFVQKQEYPEEASKTDKKTLRRLAMSFYLDGEILYKKSFDGTLLRCLMCQQMLERLCRRFMKGFAQLMLVDILMARKIQRAGYFWMTLEKDCIDYVKTCHKCQVHSDKVNAPPTPLFNLKVVKRFIEKDLICRYGVPEKIVTDNAQNFNGKMIAELCTKWKIKHSNSSPYRPKMNGAVEAANKNIKKIVQKMVVTYKDWHEMLPFALHAYRTTIRTSTGATPYSLVYGMEAVMPLEVDIPSLRVLIDSELQEADWAKVRYEQLNLISDKGG encoded by the exons ATGAGGTTGGAAACTGTTAAAATTAAGACATGGAAAGATTTGGTGGAGGCTTTCCTCAAACAGTATAAATTTAACCTGGAAATAGCCCCAGATCGAACAAGCTTGATGTccatggaaaagagaagccaagagtcagtcaGGGTGTATGCACAAAGATGGCGAGATGAGGCGACACATGTCCAACCTCCTTTAATCGAaacagagatggtgactttATTTGCTAACACTTTTAAAgcaccttactatgagcatttgATGGgcagctcatctcaacatttttatGATGTTGTACGAGTAGCAGAGAGAATAGAACAAGGCATTAAAGCCGGGCGCATACCGGAGCCTCTAGAGAAAAAGGGATTttctggaagaagaagagaaggagatgtTAACAACTTAGAGGGAGGGTATAAAGGCAAAAGAGTAAATTACCCAAACCCAGAAACATCTACCCCCCAATTCACCAACATGAACTTTCCCAAACCCTTGCCTCCAAATCCAACCAACAGAATAAATTACCCACCTAATATCCAAAACAACTATCAAAAGCCATATACCAGATATACTTCTGAGCAATTACCTCCATTACCAATGCCTTTAAAAGATTTATACGCTAAATTGCTAAGTATTGGGCAAATAACCCCAATCCATCTACCGCAAATCCAACCGCCTTTTCCTATGtggtacaagccagaactcGCTTGCGAATACCATGCCGGTAATTCTGGGCACGCAATTGAAACTTGCTACGCTTTTAAAAGGAAGTTGTTAGAACTCATCAAGATGGGGTGGGTATCATTTGAAGATCCACCTAATGTCATTTCAAATCCATTGCCTAAACATACTGGTAGTAGTTCTGGAGTGGGCATGATAGAGATTGGCAATCAAGGCCAAATGTTGAAGGTATCCATGAAGAGGTTATACGATATGTTGTTACAATCAGGATTCCTAAACATAAGCACTACATGTCAATTGGGAAGTGATAACTATTGTGAGTTCCACAGGATGGAGGGACATCATATCGAAGATTGTGTCAAGTTTCGCCAGAAGGTTGCAAAGATGCTACTCATGGGAGAATTGAGACTCGAAACCCTGGGGGGCAACCAGGAGGTGAGTATGATGGAAGGCCAAGATAAATTGTCAGAGGTCTGTAGAGTTCAACCTTTGGCTAATGGGTTCGCAAGGCTGATCTTGACTAAACCTTCCTTTACCAAAGGAGATCACAGTGCAATGCCATATAACTATGTTTGTACCTCGAACATTCAAGCCCCTCTccctttattttattctgaGGTTAGTGGGCTAACACGGAGTGGCCGCTGTTTTACACCTGAAGAGTTGAAGAAGGCCAAAGGTAAAGAAATGGTGGATCTTGATAAAGAAGTAGAGGTGAATGAGCCAGTAACAGAGAAGGAGTCAAATGAATTTCtaaagttgatcaagcatagtgagtattgcatagtggatcaactcaAAAAGACTCCAGCAAGGATATCTCTCATGTCCTTGATACTAAGCTCGGAGCCTCATCGAAATGCTTTACAAAAGGTACTGAACGAGGCATATGTCCCCCAGGACATTGAACAAAAAACCATGGAGCATTTGGTAGGGAGGATCCACGCTTCAAATTACCTATATTTCACGGCTGACGAACTAAGTGCTGAAGGAACTGGGCATAACAAGCCATTGTATATCACCgtgaaatgcaaagatttcctTATTGGAAAGGTGCTTGTTGATAACGGCTCGGCTCTTAATGTATTGCCCAAATATATGCTTAAAGAAATGCCAGTTGATGAATCTCATCTAAAGCCTAGCACTATGATGGCAcgagcatatgatggctcacctagacCAGTCATTGGGAATTTAGAGGTTGAGCTGTATGTGGGTCCACAAATGTTCGTAACCACATTCCAagttatggatatccacccttctTATAGTATGTTACTCGGAAGGCCTTGGATTCATACAGCTGGAGCA GATTGCACGGATGAGAATCTTCATGCCTTTGAGATTGTAAACACTGAGTGGGTACCTGAAAGCACAGTGCTAAGAAAGCCGAAGATATCAACAGCAGCAAAGATGGTCGTTCGATGTTTCTTGGAACATGGAATCCCATTCCAATATGACCCTATCACGGGAATACCAAAAAGGATTAAGCCAATCACAATGAGAGCTGTTGACCAAAGATTTGGGCTGGGATATAAGCCTAAGAAGGAGGATCATCGTTGGGCTGCCAATAAACGAAGAGAACGAAGAATGGCTAGAATCGAGGGAAGGGagcctgaagaagaagaaatggaaatCCCTCCACTGATGGTTTCTTTCCCAAAGGCAGCATATGTGATGCAACCAGATAACCGAGCAGAAGATGATATTCAAAGGATGGCAACTATGAGCATCAACACCTTGGAAGATGATAAGGAGGAAGGAAGTGGCACAAAAACAATAGTTGAAATGGAAGATGAAGTGCTACCACAACTGACTGttgaaatggaagatgaaatgCTACCACAACTGACTGTGCATATTCTAGAAGAACTCCCCACTAAGACTTTTGTGCGAAGGTTGGCTGAAG GTTGTGATcagtttaaaaaagaattgaaaataggGACACTGATTACGCCTAAGCAAACGGTGGAGTTAAGTGCTTTACTACATGAGTACTCAGATGTTTTTGCTTGGTCTTAcaaggatatgcctggtttgaaCACAAATATCGTGGTACATAAGATCCCATTAGAGGAAGGGTGTAAACCAGTCAAACAGAAGTTGAGAAGAGCACACCCGGAGACATGGATCAAAGTGAAAGCGGAACTTGAGAAACAATGGAATGCTGGATTCTTAGAAGTTGTTACATACCCGCAGTGGGTATCCAACATTGTTGTCGTACCAAAGAAGGAAGGGAAAATTAGGGTTTGTGTGGACTTCCGGGATTTGAACAAAGCTAGCCCTAAAGATGATTTTCCACTACCTCACATAGATATTTTAGTGGACAATACTGCCCGtagttccacttattcctttatggatggtttcTCAGGATACAACCAGATAAAGATGGCTATAGAAGACAGGGCAAAAACAACGTTTGTCACCCCTTGGGGAACCTATTGCTACAAGGTTATGCCGTTCGGTTTGAAAAACGCAGGTGCCACCTATCAAAGAGCTATGGTGACTTTATTCCATGATATGATGCATAAAGAAAtcgaggtgtatgtagatgatatgattgccaagtcaaAAGAGGGAGAAGATCATGTCAAGGTgttgaggaagttatttgagagatTGAGAAAGTATGAATTAAGACTCAACCCTGCAAAATGCTCATTTGGGGTTAAGTCCGGCAAGCTGCTGGGATTTGTAGTCAGTGGTaaaggtatagaggtggatcctgATAAAACAAAAGCTATCCAATCCATGCCAACCCCAAAGTCAGAGAAAGAG CATAATGAAACCGGGAGGAAAGAAAGGGCTATCTATTATCTAAGTAAAAagttcactgaat TGAATGTATATGGTAATGGGGCCGGTGCAGTGATAGTCTCTCCTGATCAAAAGTTGTATCCAGTTTCAGTTAAATTGCATTTTGaatgcaccaacaatacagctgaatatgaagcttgcattcttggtTTAGAAGATGCATTAGAGATGAAGATTAAAAAGCTGGATGTATATGGTGACTCAATGTTGATTATCTGTCAGGTGACGggagaatggcaaaccaaggaAGAAAAGTTAAAGCCTTACCAGGAATATTTGTCCTCATTATTAGGCAACTTTGAAGAGATAAAGTTCACTCACTTGGGAAGagaagggaaccattttgcAGATGCTTTGGCTACTTTAGTTGCTATGGCTACCATTGATCTCGGGCATAGAGTACAACCAGTACACATCGACATTAGAAATAATCCAGCTTATTGTTACTCcattgaagaagaaatagatgggaagccttggtattacgatatcaagaactTCGTGCAAAAGCAAGAATATCCAGAGGAAGCTTCGAAGACGGATAAGAAGACCCTAAGGAGATTGGCTATGAGTTTTTATCTAGATGGAGAGATTctgtataaaaaatcatttgatggAACCTTGCTAAGGTGTTTAATGTGCCAACAGATGCTAGAAAGGCTTTGCAGGAGGTtcatgaagggatttgctcaactcatGCTAGTGGACATAttgatggcaaggaaaatacaaagggctggttatttctGGATGACATTAGAGAAAGACTGCATTGACTACGTTAAAACATGTCACAAGTGCCAGGTGCATAGTGATAAAGTCAACGCACCTCCAACCCCTTTGTTCAATCTG AAAGTGGTAAAGAGGTTCATAGAGAAAGACTTGATTTGTCGTTATGGGGTGCCAGAAAAGATAGTAACTGATAATGCTCAGAATTTCAATGGCAAAATGATAGCAGAGCTTTGTACTAAATGGAAGATCAAACATTCAAATTCCTCACCATATaggccaaagatgaatggggccGTGGAAGCAGCCAATAAGAACATCAAGAAAATCGTTCAAaaaatggtagtcacctataaagATTGGCATGAAATGTTGCCATTTGCTCTCCACGCATATCGTACTACAATAAGAACCTCGACCGGAGCAACCCCATATTcgttggtatatggaatggaggcagtAATGCCATTGGAAGTTGACATCCCATCATTAAGGGTGTTGATAGATTCAGAGTTACAAGAGGCTGATTGGGCCAAAGTGAGATATGAACAGTTAAACTTGATAAGTGATAAAGGAGGATAA